From a single Gammaproteobacteria bacterium genomic region:
- a CDS encoding type II secretion system F family protein has protein sequence MARSTYSWEGRARDGRLLKGSRRDISAANVRAELQRDGVTPIRVRAARPSRSQRRSIKPVDIAFMVRELATVLQAGLPVVQALDITAESQHQVRMQELLETLSREVAAGNPLSDALRRHPKHFGGLHVSLVAAGERSGRLPNLLANLATWLERRERIRKKMSSALSYPAAVLGIAAVVVGLMLIYVVPEFERMFAGYGAGLPPLTRLVVSLSERLREDGLAWLIVTGSAVLFLAWLRKRLPGLRMLEDRLKLCLPMLGGLFARAALARFMRTLATLLDAGLPAIEALDGAAGACGSRVYESAIRQARDDVETGQSLTRSMAYVQALPPALIRMLGVGEETGRLSEMCRHLAERYEEELQASADRLGALLEPLLMAILGVLIGGLVLAMYLPIFRMGSVI, from the coding sequence ATGGCAAGGAGCACCTATTCCTGGGAAGGCCGGGCGCGCGACGGACGGTTGCTCAAAGGTTCGCGGCGCGACATCAGCGCGGCGAACGTCCGCGCGGAACTGCAACGCGACGGCGTCACACCCATCAGGGTGCGCGCCGCGCGGCCAAGCCGCAGTCAGCGCCGCTCGATCAAGCCGGTGGATATCGCATTCATGGTGCGCGAACTCGCCACCGTGCTCCAGGCAGGCCTGCCGGTTGTCCAGGCGCTGGATATCACCGCCGAAAGCCAGCACCAGGTCCGCATGCAGGAATTGCTGGAAACGCTCTCGCGCGAGGTCGCCGCAGGCAACCCGCTCAGCGACGCCCTGAGGCGCCACCCGAAGCACTTCGGCGGGCTCCACGTCAGCCTGGTGGCGGCGGGCGAGCGCTCGGGACGCCTCCCGAATCTGCTGGCCAACCTGGCCACCTGGCTGGAGAGGCGCGAGCGGATACGCAAGAAGATGTCTTCCGCGCTGAGCTATCCGGCGGCCGTTCTGGGGATCGCCGCCGTCGTGGTCGGACTGATGCTGATCTACGTCGTACCGGAATTCGAGCGCATGTTCGCCGGATACGGGGCCGGACTCCCGCCGCTCACCCGTCTCGTGGTCAGCCTTTCCGAACGTCTGCGCGAAGATGGTCTTGCCTGGCTGATCGTGACCGGCTCGGCCGTCCTTTTTCTGGCGTGGCTGCGCAAGCGCCTGCCCGGGTTGCGCATGCTGGAGGACCGGCTCAAGCTGTGCCTGCCGATGCTGGGTGGACTTTTCGCCCGCGCGGCTCTGGCGCGATTCATGCGCACGCTGGCGACCCTGCTGGACGCGGGCCTGCCGGCGATCGAGGCGCTGGACGGAGCCGCGGGCGCCTGCGGTAGCCGGGTTTACGAATCGGCCATTCGGCAGGCCCGGGACGACGTGGAGACGGGCCAGAGCCTCACGCGCTCAATGGCCTACGTACAGGCGTTACCGCCCGCACTGATCCGGATGCTGGGCGTGGGGGAGGAAACCGGGCGCCTGAGCGAAATGTGCCGCCATCTGGCGGAGCGCTACGAGGAGGAACTGCAGGCGTCCGCCGACCGCCTGGGCGCGCTGCTGGAACCGCTGCTCATGGCGATACTCGGCGTCCTGATCGGGGGGCTTGTGCTGGCCATGTATTTGCCGATTTTCCGGATGGGATCGGTGATATGA
- a CDS encoding type IV-A pilus assembly ATPase PilB — protein MEHGALGSPLSKRLVALGIVGRDTLALAERELGASDAGLIAWLAEREEVDAARLTGAIAREFGLPLLDLDRLAEMAPPASGIDHDFLASHGLAALAADGDRLVLGLADPAQITVLDEVRRRTGLKPCAVVVEHRKLAARLRSADAGPPESDLLADELPPMEFEAETPQEEDPAIVASVDEAPVVRFVNGILLNAIRQGASDIHFEPYEDEYRVRLRIDGLLRIAARPPAGLAAKVCARLKVLARLDIAERRAPQDGRIRLRLPNRRKVDLRMNTLPTLYGEKAVVRILDSGAALPSLDELGMTARQQAHFLAALDRPQGMILVTGPTGSGKTVTLYAALERLNVQERNISAVEDPCEIQLAGVNQVNVNRAAGLTFASALRAFLRQDPDVIMVGEIRDAETAAIAVRAAQTGHLVLSTLHTEDAPASLTRLRDLEVPPYAAASVHLIVAQRLARRLCPECRQHYSPGETALRGQDVGEDILPAGARLYRPSGRGACRQCADGYRGRVGVFQVMPISPALRHLILDGAPIAAIETQAHGENVSTLRESGLRKVRDGVTSLEEINRVTTSGTGAAPGADKP, from the coding sequence ATGGAACACGGCGCGCTCGGCAGCCCACTGAGCAAACGCCTGGTGGCGCTGGGCATAGTCGGACGCGACACGCTGGCATTGGCGGAACGGGAGCTGGGCGCCTCGGACGCGGGCCTCATCGCCTGGCTGGCTGAACGCGAGGAAGTCGACGCGGCGCGGCTGACCGGAGCGATCGCGCGCGAGTTCGGCCTGCCCCTGCTCGACCTGGACCGCCTGGCAGAAATGGCGCCGCCAGCCAGCGGAATTGATCACGACTTCCTGGCCTCGCATGGTCTGGCCGCCCTGGCGGCCGATGGGGACAGGCTGGTCCTGGGCCTGGCGGATCCGGCGCAGATCACGGTGCTCGATGAAGTGCGCCGACGCACGGGCCTCAAGCCCTGCGCCGTCGTCGTGGAGCATCGGAAACTGGCGGCGCGTTTGCGGTCGGCGGACGCGGGTCCGCCGGAGAGCGATTTGCTGGCGGACGAACTGCCGCCCATGGAGTTCGAGGCCGAAACGCCGCAGGAGGAAGACCCGGCCATCGTTGCCTCCGTTGACGAAGCGCCGGTTGTGCGCTTCGTCAACGGCATACTGCTGAACGCCATACGCCAGGGGGCGTCGGACATCCACTTCGAACCTTACGAGGACGAATACCGCGTACGCCTGCGCATCGACGGCCTGCTCAGGATCGCGGCACGGCCGCCGGCCGGGCTGGCGGCCAAGGTCTGCGCGCGGCTCAAGGTCCTGGCCCGGCTGGACATAGCCGAAAGGCGCGCGCCGCAGGACGGAAGAATCCGGCTGCGCCTGCCGAACCGGCGCAAGGTGGACCTGCGAATGAACACCCTGCCCACTCTCTACGGGGAAAAGGCCGTGGTGCGGATCCTGGATTCGGGCGCGGCGCTGCCGTCATTGGATGAACTGGGCATGACCGCGCGGCAGCAAGCTCACTTCCTCGCCGCGCTGGATCGCCCCCAGGGAATGATCCTGGTCACCGGACCTACCGGCAGCGGCAAAACCGTGACGCTGTACGCGGCCCTGGAACGCCTCAACGTGCAGGAACGCAACATCAGCGCGGTCGAGGACCCCTGCGAAATCCAGCTTGCCGGCGTCAACCAGGTCAATGTGAACCGGGCCGCCGGGCTGACCTTCGCCAGTGCACTGCGGGCCTTTCTGCGGCAGGACCCGGACGTGATCATGGTGGGCGAGATACGCGATGCGGAAACCGCCGCCATCGCCGTGCGCGCCGCCCAGACCGGCCATCTCGTGCTTTCCACGCTGCACACGGAGGACGCTCCCGCCTCGCTGACCCGCCTGCGCGACCTTGAGGTCCCGCCCTACGCGGCCGCCTCGGTCCACCTGATCGTGGCGCAGCGCCTTGCCCGGCGGCTGTGCCCCGAATGCCGGCAGCATTATTCGCCGGGCGAGACGGCGCTTCGCGGGCAGGACGTCGGCGAGGACATCCTGCCCGCCGGCGCCCGGCTCTACCGCCCCTCCGGCCGGGGCGCCTGCCGTCAATGCGCCGACGGTTACCGCGGCCGCGTGGGGGTGTTCCAGGTCATGCCGATTTCGCCGGCGCTGCGGCACCTGATACTGGACGGCGCTCCGATTGCCGCCATAGAAACCCAGGCTCATGGCGAAAACGTCTCCACGCTGCGCGAATCCGGACTGCGGAAAGTCCGTGACGGCGTTACCAGCCTTGAGGAAATCAACCGCGTGACCACATCCGGCACAGGCGCCGCGCCTGGCGCCGACAAGCCCTGA
- a CDS encoding pilin, producing MQQRSQGFTLVELLIVIAIIGILAALAIPAYQDYTIRAQVQEGLALSVQTRNAVTETYVGSGGGPGNREEAGLSAEAADTQGRYVASVDIVDSEVVVTFGNEANRIIRDKVLYLTPYVADDGATLLWRCGNAPAPEGQALGAEEAATDLENSYLPQSCRS from the coding sequence ATGCAACAGAGGTCACAAGGATTTACCCTGGTGGAATTGCTGATCGTCATCGCCATCATCGGCATTCTGGCGGCCCTGGCGATTCCCGCCTACCAGGACTACACGATACGCGCGCAGGTGCAGGAAGGTCTGGCGCTGTCGGTGCAGACGCGCAACGCCGTCACCGAGACTTATGTGGGGAGCGGCGGCGGGCCGGGAAACCGGGAAGAAGCCGGTTTGAGCGCGGAAGCGGCGGATACGCAGGGACGTTATGTTGCGTCCGTGGACATCGTCGACAGCGAAGTGGTAGTCACCTTCGGCAACGAAGCCAATCGCATCATCAGGGACAAGGTGCTGTACCTCACGCCGTATGTGGCGGACGACGGCGCCACGCTGCTATGGAGGTGCGGCAACGCCCCGGCCCCGGAAGGGCAAGCGCTCGGCGCGGAGGAAGCCGCTACCGACCTGGAAAACTCCTACCTGCCGCAGTCCTGCCGCTCCTGA
- the sucC gene encoding ADP-forming succinate--CoA ligase subunit beta, with product MNLHEYQAKALLSRYGVPVASGLAASSGEEAAAAAGELGGEKWVVKAQVHAGGRGKGGGVKLCDSPEAVQEATEGLLGTRLVTPQTGPEGLPVEKVYVEQASSIARELYLSLLIDRADECACFVGSAAGGMDIEEVARITPEKIARVKVRAATGIMPHAGRRLAKVFGLADAAAREMHDLAGALYRLFDECDASLIEINPLVVNGEGRLLALDAKIAVEDNALFRQPDLAGLRDPGQEDELERRAQEVGLSYVSLDGSIACMVNGAGLAMATMDLIKLQGGEPANFLDVGGAADSARVAAGFRLILSNPRVRAILVNIFGGIVRCDVIAEGILQAVREASVEVPVIARLEGTNAERARAMLDASELTVTAASDLADAARIAVEMAA from the coding sequence GTGAATCTGCACGAATACCAGGCAAAGGCGCTTTTGAGCCGCTACGGCGTGCCGGTCGCCTCCGGGCTAGCAGCGTCCTCGGGGGAGGAGGCCGCGGCCGCGGCGGGCGAACTCGGCGGCGAAAAGTGGGTCGTCAAGGCGCAGGTGCACGCCGGAGGGCGGGGCAAGGGCGGCGGCGTGAAACTCTGCGATTCGCCGGAAGCCGTTCAGGAAGCCACCGAAGGGCTGCTCGGCACGCGTCTTGTTACCCCGCAAACCGGCCCGGAAGGGCTACCGGTCGAGAAGGTCTACGTTGAGCAGGCCAGTTCGATCGCCCGCGAGCTCTACCTGAGCCTGCTGATCGACCGGGCCGACGAATGCGCCTGTTTTGTGGGGTCCGCCGCCGGGGGCATGGACATTGAAGAAGTCGCCCGCATCACGCCGGAGAAGATCGCTCGGGTCAAGGTGCGGGCGGCCACGGGAATCATGCCCCATGCGGGCCGGCGCCTGGCCAAGGTGTTCGGACTTGCGGATGCGGCGGCCCGGGAGATGCATGATCTGGCCGGCGCCCTGTATCGTCTGTTCGACGAATGCGATGCAAGCCTCATCGAGATCAACCCCCTGGTGGTTAACGGGGAGGGGAGGCTGCTGGCCCTGGATGCCAAGATCGCGGTGGAGGACAACGCGCTGTTCCGGCAGCCGGACCTTGCCGGGCTTAGGGATCCGGGGCAGGAGGACGAGTTGGAGCGGCGCGCGCAGGAAGTGGGCCTGAGCTATGTTTCCCTGGACGGCTCGATCGCCTGCATGGTCAACGGCGCGGGGCTGGCGATGGCCACCATGGACCTGATCAAGCTTCAGGGCGGCGAGCCGGCCAATTTCCTGGACGTCGGCGGAGCCGCCGATTCGGCGCGGGTAGCGGCCGGTTTCCGGTTGATTCTCTCCAATCCCAGGGTTCGCGCCATCCTTGTGAACATCTTCGGCGGCATCGTGCGCTGCGACGTGATTGCGGAAGGTATTCTGCAGGCCGTGCGCGAGGCCAGCGTGGAGGTTCCGGTCATCGCCCGCCTGGAGGGGACAAATGCCGAGCGCGCGCGCGCCATGCTTGATGCGAGCGAACTGACGGTAACGGCGGCCTCGGATCTGGCGGATGCGGCGCGCATCGCCGTGGAGATGGCGGCGTGA
- the sucD gene encoding succinate--CoA ligase subunit alpha, translating to MSILVDSSTRAICQGLTGRQGRFHAEQCLEYGTRILAGATPGRGGQECLGLPVFDTAEEAVRATGADTSLVFVPAPAAADAIMAAADAGIRLIVCITEGVPVLDMVRIKAALKSFDCRLLGPNCPGVITPGQCKLGIMPGFIHEPGRIGIISRSGTLTYEVVHQTTAHGLGQTSCVGIGGDPVRGLNFIDCLEMFERDPETEGIVMVGEIGGTDEEKAAEYISSEVSKPVVAYIAGVTAPPGKRMGHAGAIVAGGQGTAEAKYEALQAAGVAVTRSPAEIGATMAKALS from the coding sequence GTGAGCATCCTGGTCGATTCATCCACGCGGGCGATCTGCCAGGGTTTGACCGGCCGCCAGGGCCGCTTCCACGCCGAGCAATGCCTGGAATACGGCACCCGCATCCTTGCCGGCGCGACCCCGGGACGGGGCGGTCAGGAATGCCTGGGACTGCCGGTTTTCGATACGGCCGAGGAGGCCGTACGGGCGACCGGCGCCGACACCAGCCTGGTGTTCGTCCCCGCGCCCGCCGCCGCCGATGCGATCATGGCCGCGGCCGATGCCGGTATCCGCCTGATCGTCTGCATTACCGAAGGTGTTCCCGTGCTTGACATGGTGCGCATCAAGGCGGCGCTGAAGTCCTTTGATTGCCGCCTGCTCGGGCCCAACTGTCCGGGCGTGATCACGCCCGGACAGTGCAAACTGGGCATCATGCCCGGCTTTATCCACGAGCCGGGGCGCATCGGCATCATTTCGCGCTCGGGAACGCTCACCTACGAAGTGGTACACCAGACCACCGCGCACGGCCTGGGGCAGACGAGTTGCGTCGGCATCGGCGGCGATCCCGTGCGCGGATTGAATTTCATTGACTGTCTGGAGATGTTCGAGCGGGATCCGGAGACGGAGGGAATCGTCATGGTGGGCGAGATCGGCGGCACCGACGAGGAGAAGGCCGCCGAGTACATCTCGAGCGAGGTGTCCAAGCCGGTCGTGGCCTATATCGCCGGCGTGACCGCGCCTCCCGGGAAGCGTATGGGCCATGCGGGCGCGATCGTCGCCGGCGGGCAGGGCACTGCGGAAGCCAAGTACGAGGCGCTTCAGGCCGCCGGGGTAGCCGTGACCCGTTCCCCCGCGGAGATCGGCGCCACCATGGCAAAGGCGCTCTCCTAG
- a CDS encoding NAD+ synthase — protein sequence MRLPEGGGEERRDQSAMKIALAQLNLLVGDVPGNAARILDAIDEARSAGAGLVAFSELALCGYPPEDLLFHAGLREDLAAGIRRVRDASRGIAVVIGYPHREDGRWFNAAALFAEGRRLHLHRKNVLPNYRVFDERRYFAPGTEADCVDLDGLRLGLAVCEDVWEPEVPRRLADGGAQLIVVTNGSPYELGKQPEREKLLARRASETGLPFAYVNQVGGQDELVFDGASCVIDGSGRPCVRGEAFTEGLWYCRLDFSDGEPARPRRGDLAAFMPEDEEVYRALVAGVRDYVRKSGFENVVLGLSGGIDSALTLALAVDALGADRVLAVMMPYRYTQPLSLEEAESQARALGAQYEVLPISGMVEAMRGTLADLFAGLPEDVTEENIQSRCRGMLLMAISNKQGRLVLATGNKSEYAVGYATLYGDMAGGFAPLKDCTKTRVYRLARYRNTLSPAIPQRVIDRPPTAELRPGQLDSDSLPPYEVLDEVLDALMLEDLSVKHIAERGFEPGVVRQVLDRVRLSEYKRRQAPPGVRVTRRAFGRDWRYPIVSGYRPSRAND from the coding sequence ATGCGTCTCCCGGAAGGAGGGGGCGAGGAAAGGCGGGATCAGAGCGCCATGAAGATCGCGCTTGCGCAACTCAACCTCCTGGTGGGAGACGTGCCCGGAAACGCGGCGCGCATTCTGGACGCGATCGACGAGGCGCGGTCGGCCGGAGCCGGCCTGGTTGCGTTTTCGGAACTGGCCCTGTGCGGCTATCCCCCGGAAGACCTGTTGTTTCATGCGGGTCTGCGCGAGGATCTCGCCGCCGGCATCCGGCGGGTCCGGGACGCTTCGCGCGGCATTGCGGTCGTGATCGGCTACCCGCACCGGGAGGACGGCCGGTGGTTCAACGCCGCCGCTCTTTTCGCCGAAGGCCGCCGGCTTCACCTGCACCGCAAGAACGTGCTGCCCAACTATCGCGTATTTGACGAGCGGCGCTACTTTGCTCCGGGCACGGAAGCGGACTGCGTGGACCTGGACGGGCTGCGGCTGGGCCTTGCGGTTTGCGAAGACGTATGGGAACCCGAAGTGCCCCGGCGCCTGGCGGACGGCGGCGCCCAGTTGATCGTGGTAACGAACGGCTCCCCGTACGAGCTGGGCAAGCAGCCTGAGCGCGAGAAGCTGCTGGCGCGGCGCGCCTCGGAGACCGGCTTGCCCTTCGCCTATGTCAACCAGGTGGGAGGACAGGATGAGCTGGTATTCGATGGCGCCTCCTGTGTGATCGACGGCTCGGGCCGGCCCTGCGTGCGCGGCGAGGCCTTTACGGAAGGCTTGTGGTACTGCCGGCTGGACTTCTCCGACGGAGAGCCCGCGCGGCCGCGTCGGGGAGACCTGGCCGCCTTCATGCCCGAAGACGAGGAGGTCTACCGCGCCCTTGTTGCGGGGGTTCGCGACTACGTGCGAAAGAGCGGCTTCGAGAACGTCGTGCTGGGACTTTCGGGCGGGATCGACTCGGCGCTTACGCTAGCACTGGCGGTGGACGCCCTCGGCGCGGACCGCGTGCTTGCGGTGATGATGCCGTATCGCTACACGCAGCCATTGAGCCTCGAGGAGGCCGAAAGTCAGGCGAGAGCCCTTGGCGCGCAATACGAAGTGCTGCCCATCTCCGGGATGGTCGAGGCGATGCGCGGCACGCTCGCGGACCTGTTTGCGGGTCTTCCCGAGGACGTGACCGAGGAAAACATCCAGTCGCGCTGCCGCGGCATGCTGCTGATGGCGATATCGAACAAGCAGGGGCGCCTGGTGCTGGCCACCGGCAACAAGAGCGAGTACGCGGTGGGCTACGCGACGCTGTACGGCGACATGGCGGGCGGTTTCGCTCCGCTGAAGGACTGCACCAAGACCCGCGTATATCGTCTGGCGCGCTACCGGAACACGCTGTCGCCGGCGATACCGCAGCGCGTCATCGATCGCCCGCCCACCGCGGAACTTCGCCCGGGGCAGCTCGACAGCGACTCGCTTCCCCCGTACGAGGTGCTGGACGAGGTGCTGGACGCGCTGATGCTGGAAGACCTTTCGGTGAAGCACATTGCAGAGCGGGGGTTCGAGCCGGGCGTCGTGCGCCAGGTGCTCGACCGGGTGCGCCTGAGCGAATACAAGCGCCGGCAGGCGCCGCCGGGCGTGCGCGTGACCCGGCGCGCCTTCGGCCGCGACTGGCGCTACCCCATCGTTTCCGGCTACCGCCCCTCGCGGGCCAACGACTAG
- the maf gene encoding septum formation protein Maf yields MASKIVLATQSPYKRQLLSRLVGDFVTDPSGIDESPLAGEKPREQAARLAEAKAREVATRHAGTWIVGADQLAELDGRAVGKQPTAERAHAMLMSLSHRALSFHTAVCVLDPAGNAHAHSDLTVARFRPLDRALVERYLALDEPYDCTAAFRAEGAGPLLLEALETADPTAIVGLPLIWLASVLPLD; encoded by the coding sequence ATGGCTTCAAAGATCGTGCTGGCGACGCAATCACCTTACAAGCGCCAGTTGCTTTCACGGCTGGTCGGCGATTTCGTTACCGACCCCTCCGGTATCGACGAAAGTCCGCTGGCCGGCGAAAAGCCGCGCGAGCAGGCGGCGCGGCTGGCCGAGGCGAAGGCCCGCGAGGTCGCGACGCGCCATGCCGGCACGTGGATCGTCGGCGCCGACCAGCTGGCCGAACTGGACGGCCGCGCCGTGGGCAAACAGCCCACGGCGGAGCGGGCGCACGCGATGCTGATGTCACTCTCCCATCGGGCGCTCAGTTTCCACACGGCCGTGTGCGTCCTGGACCCCGCGGGCAATGCTCATGCCCATTCCGACCTCACGGTGGCGCGGTTCCGGCCGCTGGATCGGGCGCTGGTGGAGCGCTATCTGGCCCTGGATGAACCCTACGACTGCACGGCGGCGTTTCGCGCCGAGGGCGCGGGGCCGCTACTGCTTGAGGCGCTTGAGACGGCCGACCCCACCGCCATCGTCGGCCTGCCGCTGATCTGGCTGGCCTCGGTCCTGCCCCTCGACTAG
- the rpmF gene encoding 50S ribosomal protein L32 — MAVQQNRKSRSRRDMRRSHHALGRPTLSMDPETGELHRRHHIAPDGFYRGREIIPPPPEADEEEMEG; from the coding sequence ATGGCAGTTCAACAAAACCGTAAATCGCGCTCACGCCGGGACATGCGCCGGTCGCATCACGCGCTCGGGCGCCCGACTCTTTCCATGGATCCCGAGACCGGCGAGTTGCACCGCCGCCATCATATTGCGCCCGACGGCTTCTACCGGGGGCGCGAGATCATTCCGCCGCCCCCGGAGGCGGATGAGGAGGAGATGGAAGGCTGA
- the plsX gene encoding phosphate acyltransferase PlsX, whose product MSKLVTIAVDAMSGDLGPAVAVRGSLEMLRSREELRLILVGDADTVRRNLGRLGKESRRVEIHHADQVVSMEDTPSEALRRKKRSSMRVALELARSGEAQACVSAGNTGALMAIGRLILRMLPGIDRPAILVALPTLSGACYMLDLGANPVCTPTHLLQFAVMGSVIASINNVENPAIRLLNNGEEDIKGIETVQAAGALLSDSHLNYHGFVEPNDVFKHRADVVVCEGFTGNIALKTMEGSAQFVYAQMKSYFQTGWLSRAYGLACWPFLYTIKKRLDPNRHNGAALVGLNGIVIKSHGASNEVGWQQAIQLAMREVAKGLNERIQGVWSNLAA is encoded by the coding sequence ATGAGCAAGCTCGTAACCATAGCAGTGGACGCCATGAGCGGCGACCTGGGTCCGGCCGTGGCGGTGCGGGGCAGCCTGGAAATGCTCCGCAGCCGCGAGGAATTGCGTTTGATCCTGGTGGGCGACGCGGATACCGTGCGGCGCAACCTGGGCCGGCTGGGCAAGGAGTCCAGGCGCGTGGAGATTCACCATGCCGATCAGGTCGTGTCGATGGAGGACACGCCTTCCGAGGCCCTGCGACGCAAGAAGCGCTCCTCGATGCGCGTGGCCCTGGAACTTGCCCGTTCCGGCGAGGCGCAGGCCTGTGTGAGCGCCGGCAACACCGGCGCCCTGATGGCGATCGGACGGCTGATCCTCAGGATGCTTCCCGGAATCGACCGGCCGGCCATCCTGGTCGCCCTGCCGACGCTCAGCGGCGCCTGCTACATGCTGGATCTGGGCGCCAACCCCGTGTGCACGCCTACCCATCTGCTGCAGTTCGCGGTGATGGGTTCGGTGATCGCCTCGATCAACAATGTCGAGAACCCCGCGATCCGTCTGCTGAACAATGGCGAAGAGGACATCAAGGGCATAGAGACGGTGCAGGCGGCCGGCGCCCTGCTCAGCGACAGCCACCTCAACTATCACGGCTTCGTGGAACCGAACGACGTGTTCAAGCACCGCGCCGACGTCGTGGTGTGCGAAGGATTTACCGGAAATATCGCGCTCAAGACGATGGAGGGTTCGGCGCAGTTCGTGTACGCGCAGATGAAGTCGTATTTCCAGACCGGATGGCTCAGCCGCGCCTACGGGTTGGCGTGCTGGCCCTTTCTCTACACCATCAAGAAACGGCTGGATCCGAACCGCCACAACGGGGCGGCCCTGGTGGGGCTGAACGGCATCGTGATCAAGAGCCATGGCGCCAGCAACGAGGTCGGCTGGCAGCAGGCCATACAGCTGGCCATGCGCGAGGTAGCGAAAGGTTTGAACGAGCGGATCCAGGGCGTATGGAGCAACCTGGCGGCATAG
- a CDS encoding ketoacyl-ACP synthase III yields MRHSRIAGTGRYLPERVLTNQDLERMVDTTDEWIRTRTGMERRHMAADEQASSDLAVPAARAALEAANCSPDEIDLVVVGTTTPDLVFPNVGCLVQQALEIPPCAAFSCEAACTGWLYGMSLADGMIRLGRANKALVVGVEVLSRITDWSDRSTCVLFGDGAGAVVLEPAEEPGIMSFILGADGNYVDILRSRAGVSRNPAELGDGGLAVRMKGNEVFKIAVRTMGRTVDQLLERHGLDRGGIDWLIPHQANLRIIQAIGKRLSLPDERVVLTVQDHGNTGAASIPLALDVAVRDGRIRRGQRIMMVSFGGGLTWAAGLMQF; encoded by the coding sequence CTGAGACATTCTCGTATCGCGGGCACCGGAAGGTACCTGCCGGAACGAGTGCTCACCAACCAGGACCTCGAGCGGATGGTCGATACGACCGACGAATGGATACGCACGCGCACCGGAATGGAACGGCGGCATATGGCCGCCGATGAACAGGCCAGTTCCGATCTGGCCGTTCCGGCGGCGCGGGCCGCGCTCGAAGCCGCCAATTGCTCACCGGACGAGATCGACCTGGTGGTCGTGGGCACAACCACGCCGGACCTGGTTTTTCCCAACGTCGGCTGCCTGGTGCAGCAGGCTCTGGAGATCCCGCCCTGCGCCGCTTTCAGTTGCGAAGCGGCCTGCACCGGCTGGCTTTACGGCATGAGCCTCGCGGACGGGATGATCCGCCTGGGCCGGGCCAACAAGGCCCTGGTCGTGGGCGTGGAGGTGCTTTCCCGCATTACCGACTGGAGCGACCGCTCGACCTGCGTTCTTTTCGGAGACGGGGCGGGCGCAGTGGTGCTGGAGCCGGCCGAAGAACCGGGAATAATGAGCTTCATTCTGGGCGCGGACGGCAACTATGTGGATATCCTGCGCAGCCGGGCCGGCGTTTCCCGCAATCCCGCGGAACTGGGCGATGGCGGCCTTGCGGTGCGGATGAAGGGCAACGAGGTGTTCAAGATCGCCGTTCGCACGATGGGAAGGACCGTGGACCAGTTGCTGGAGCGGCACGGCCTGGATCGCGGCGGAATCGACTGGCTGATCCCTCACCAGGCCAACCTGCGCATCATTCAGGCCATCGGCAAACGCCTGAGCCTGCCTGATGAACGCGTGGTTCTTACGGTGCAGGACCACGGGAATACGGGAGCGGCCTCCATCCCGCTGGCCCTGGACGTGGCGGTAAGGGATGGACGAATCAGGCGCGGACAGCGCATAATGATGGTGTCGTTCGGTGGAGGATTGACCTGGGCCGCAGGCCTCATGCAGTTCTGA